Proteins from a genomic interval of Amycolatopsis sp. cg13:
- a CDS encoding aldehyde dehydrogenase family protein produces the protein MTREIAGVPVPRLDSVYVAGEWVPATGPAYEIVSPSTEETVAEAVLPSAKEADAALTAATDSRWGRLPVEQRVEICARFCASLEARFPDLGTVWAAEAGMPVRYSATLHKYGAAGAWNSALASAEDALRDDHRSSLLGDVVVRREPAGVVVAILAYNGPVVTMATKVVPALLAGCPVVVKAAPESQLVMRLVAESAAAAGFPAGALSILCSDVEVARHLTADPRADLVSLTGGRVAAQEIIEATRGRFARTHLELGGKSPALILDDAPLDRVLKSLVPGATGGAGQVCAALSRVLISRRRHDELVDRLRTAWQGLRIGDPLDRGTQIGPVVNQAALRRTEGFVDRARAAGGEVVAGGRRPEGFPAGYYYEPTLVTGVARDADLAQNEVFGPVTVVQTYDDLADGLRLANDTSFGLAASVYTADRALAAEAASAIAAGSVAVNTFGPAVSAPFGGVKGSGWGRESGPEGIQEFTELKQIVFGPGV, from the coding sequence ATGACGCGCGAGATCGCCGGTGTCCCGGTGCCTCGCCTCGACTCGGTCTACGTGGCCGGGGAGTGGGTGCCTGCTACCGGACCGGCGTACGAGATCGTTTCGCCGTCGACCGAGGAAACCGTCGCCGAAGCCGTGCTGCCGTCCGCAAAGGAAGCGGACGCGGCCCTCACGGCGGCGACGGACTCCAGGTGGGGTCGGCTGCCGGTCGAGCAGCGAGTCGAGATCTGTGCGAGGTTCTGCGCGTCGCTGGAGGCCCGGTTCCCGGACCTGGGCACGGTCTGGGCCGCGGAAGCGGGCATGCCGGTGCGCTACAGCGCCACGCTGCACAAATACGGCGCAGCGGGGGCGTGGAACTCCGCGTTGGCGAGTGCGGAGGACGCCCTGCGCGACGACCACCGCAGCTCCTTGCTCGGCGACGTCGTGGTGCGCCGCGAACCGGCAGGGGTCGTCGTCGCCATCCTGGCTTACAACGGACCGGTGGTCACGATGGCCACGAAGGTCGTGCCCGCCTTGCTCGCGGGCTGCCCGGTGGTGGTGAAGGCCGCACCCGAATCGCAGCTGGTCATGCGGTTGGTGGCCGAATCCGCCGCGGCAGCGGGTTTCCCGGCCGGTGCGCTGAGCATCCTGTGCAGCGACGTCGAGGTGGCCCGGCACCTGACCGCGGACCCGCGCGCCGATCTGGTCTCGCTTACCGGAGGCCGGGTCGCCGCGCAGGAGATCATCGAGGCGACGCGGGGACGGTTCGCCCGCACACACCTCGAACTGGGCGGCAAGTCCCCGGCGCTGATCCTCGACGACGCGCCGCTCGACCGGGTGCTGAAGTCGCTGGTGCCCGGGGCGACCGGCGGCGCCGGGCAGGTGTGCGCCGCGTTATCCCGGGTGCTGATCTCGCGGCGGCGCCACGACGAACTCGTCGACCGGCTCCGCACCGCCTGGCAAGGACTGCGGATCGGCGACCCGCTCGACCGGGGGACGCAGATCGGACCGGTGGTCAATCAGGCCGCGCTGCGGCGGACCGAGGGCTTCGTGGACCGTGCGCGCGCTGCCGGAGGCGAAGTCGTCGCGGGAGGACGGCGGCCGGAAGGGTTCCCCGCCGGGTACTACTACGAGCCGACCCTGGTCACCGGCGTCGCCCGGGACGCCGATCTGGCGCAGAATGAGGTGTTCGGGCCGGTCACCGTCGTGCAGACCTACGACGATCTGGCCGACGGGCTGCGGCTGGCTAACGACACGAGCTTCGGCCTCGCCGCGAGCGTCTACACCGCGGACCGTGCTCTCGCCGCGGAAGCCGCTTCCGCCATCGCTGCGGGCTCGGTCGCGGTCAACACGTTCGGGCCCGCCGTGAGCGCTCCGTTCGGCGGGGTGAAGGGCTCGGGCTGGGGCCGCGAGTCCGGGCCCGAGGGCATCCAGGAGTTCACCGAACTGAAGCAAATCGTCTTCGGACCGGGCGTGTGA
- a CDS encoding hydantoinase B/oxoprolinase family protein translates to MTTIEEPAGRIRDLTDEQFQTAYHADRFTGSVIVNRLKYAVGHMSTAFLREAFSPIIRDWYDFACTISGPPAQDYGMAVVSNSLTPFLGTMPDATRNAVEEFGPENLSPGDVLICNDPYRGGRHVNDVLFTRPVFVAGEIVSFVTMCAHQLDMGGTVPGGFSATKTNVYENGLVLPPMLLWAKDQPVRSTFSLIFDNTRWGGLLLPDFQSMHQQLQLGERLVRENIERYGLDAFLGSLAYACDTSAEQMREAIARIPDGDYSGSALIDADGLDDTVDYRVRVTLRKRGHDIEADLSGTSAQARTCINCGVLDAKTALGVALTMLLDPAIPFTSGTWRNVDLVAPPGTLLSALPPEGAPMMFWEPSGALISAIFEALNPVLGERAVGGDYGSTNTHNASGVRDDGTPWTSATQCGGEHGPWGATKEGDGDSYTVLYNLNNLDPATETIEHDSPVVMLRKEHAIDTGGPGKHRGGAANLKDTLWLTAAAQHLSPFRTKEPSGVGADGGKPGPTGAMWIFPPGEGTSGPDGLLGVSSDVYARSTPVAGVLDPETKALDPEKGVYHYFASQKAWLTEAGSVLRCLTNGGGGWGSPFEREPAKVLADVRDEYVSVEGAARDYGVVVVGDPHFDPEGLRVDEKATTRLRSGRSDERGVS, encoded by the coding sequence ATGACCACCATCGAGGAGCCCGCCGGACGCATCCGCGATCTCACCGACGAGCAGTTCCAGACGGCCTATCACGCCGACCGGTTCACCGGGTCGGTGATCGTGAACCGGCTGAAGTACGCGGTGGGGCACATGAGCACCGCGTTCCTGCGGGAAGCGTTCTCGCCGATCATCCGCGACTGGTACGACTTCGCGTGCACGATCAGCGGCCCGCCCGCGCAGGACTATGGGATGGCCGTCGTCAGCAACAGCCTGACCCCGTTCCTCGGCACGATGCCCGACGCCACCCGCAACGCGGTCGAGGAGTTCGGTCCGGAGAACCTGTCCCCGGGCGACGTGCTGATCTGCAACGACCCGTACCGCGGCGGCCGCCACGTGAACGACGTCCTGTTCACCCGGCCGGTGTTCGTGGCCGGCGAGATCGTCTCGTTCGTGACGATGTGCGCGCACCAGTTGGACATGGGCGGCACCGTGCCCGGCGGGTTCTCCGCGACCAAGACGAACGTCTACGAGAACGGCCTCGTGCTGCCGCCGATGCTGCTGTGGGCGAAGGACCAGCCGGTGCGGTCCACGTTCAGCCTGATCTTCGACAACACCCGCTGGGGCGGTCTGCTGCTGCCGGACTTCCAGAGCATGCACCAGCAGTTGCAGCTCGGCGAGCGGCTGGTACGGGAGAACATCGAACGCTACGGCCTCGACGCGTTCCTCGGCTCCCTCGCCTACGCCTGCGACACATCCGCCGAGCAGATGCGCGAAGCGATCGCCCGGATCCCGGACGGGGACTACTCCGGGAGCGCGCTGATCGACGCCGACGGACTCGACGACACTGTCGATTACCGGGTGCGCGTGACGCTGCGCAAACGCGGGCACGACATCGAGGCCGACCTCTCCGGCACCTCGGCGCAAGCCCGGACCTGCATCAACTGCGGCGTCCTCGACGCGAAAACCGCGCTGGGCGTGGCGTTGACGATGCTGCTCGACCCGGCGATCCCGTTCACCTCCGGGACTTGGCGCAACGTCGACCTCGTCGCTCCGCCGGGAACGCTGCTGAGCGCGCTGCCGCCGGAAGGCGCACCGATGATGTTCTGGGAGCCGTCCGGCGCGCTGATCTCCGCGATCTTTGAAGCGCTGAACCCGGTGCTGGGCGAACGCGCGGTCGGCGGGGACTACGGCTCCACCAACACGCACAACGCGAGCGGAGTGCGGGACGACGGCACGCCCTGGACGAGCGCGACGCAATGCGGCGGCGAGCACGGCCCGTGGGGTGCCACCAAAGAGGGCGACGGCGACAGCTACACCGTGCTGTACAACCTCAACAACCTCGATCCGGCGACGGAGACGATCGAGCACGACTCGCCGGTGGTGATGCTGCGCAAGGAGCACGCGATCGACACCGGCGGGCCGGGCAAGCACCGCGGCGGCGCGGCGAACCTCAAGGACACGCTCTGGCTGACTGCCGCCGCCCAGCATCTGTCGCCGTTCCGGACCAAGGAACCCAGCGGCGTCGGCGCTGACGGCGGGAAGCCGGGTCCAACCGGGGCGATGTGGATTTTCCCGCCGGGAGAAGGGACTTCCGGACCGGACGGACTGCTGGGCGTCTCGAGCGACGTCTACGCGCGGAGCACGCCCGTCGCCGGGGTGCTGGATCCGGAAACCAAAGCACTCGACCCGGAAAAGGGCGTCTACCACTACTTCGCGAGCCAGAAGGCGTGGCTGACCGAAGCCGGTTCGGTGCTGCGGTGCTTGACCAACGGCGGCGGGGGATGGGGCTCGCCGTTCGAGCGCGAACCGGCCAAGGTGCTCGCCGATGTGCGCGACGAGTACGTGAGCGTCGAAGGGGCGGCGCGGGACTACGGGGTGGTCGTCGTCGGCGACCCGCACTTCGACCCCGAAGGCCTGCGGGTCGACGAAAAAGCAACAACCCGGCTGCGTTCCGGCCGGTCGGACGAACGAGGAGTGAGCTGA